The following are encoded in a window of Mycoplasmopsis bovis PG45 genomic DNA:
- the coaD gene encoding pantetheine-phosphate adenylyltransferase yields MKAAIYPGSFDPLHEGHIAIVKKALKIFDKLFVIVSVNPDKERINDIDTRFAEAKMKLKDFKNVDVLINKNELIAEMAKKLGANFLIRSARNDTDFKYELTLAAGHNSINNDLETILIMPDYNMIEYSSTVIRHKQKLGK; encoded by the coding sequence ATGAAAGCAGCAATTTATCCTGGTTCATTTGACCCACTTCATGAAGGGCATATTGCAATTGTCAAAAAAGCTTTGAAAATTTTTGACAAGCTTTTTGTTATAGTTTCGGTTAATCCCGATAAAGAAAGAATCAATGATATTGATACAAGATTTGCTGAAGCAAAAATGAAGCTAAAAGACTTTAAAAATGTTGATGTTTTGATTAATAAAAATGAATTAATTGCTGAAATGGCAAAAAAACTAGGAGCTAATTTTTTAATCCGTTCTGCTAGAAATGACACAGATTTTAAATATGAGCTAACTCTAGCGGCTGGACACAACAGCATTAATAATGACTTAGAAACTATTTTGATAATGCCTGATTATAATATGATTGAGTATTCTTCAACAGTTATAAGACACAAGCAAAAGTTAGGAAAATAA
- the yihA gene encoding ribosome biogenesis GTP-binding protein YihA/YsxC: protein MWKFVKSALKKETWIQCDDCKQICFWGRSNVGKSSLLNALVNQKISYVSKQPGRTQFINYFQEEDRFIVDLPGYGYAQLSKEKIVEMNNWINAFLSQDKNPKTVFLLIDSRTGITKIDAEKISFLRSINLPIHLIYTKIDKLNQREKSALVKKHNEYLSSKLLDDTTHSFLVSSTNKIGINELVDFIENNIFD from the coding sequence ATGTGAAAATTTGTTAAATCTGCCTTAAAAAAAGAGACATGAATACAATGTGATGATTGCAAACAAATATGTTTTTGAGGCCGTTCAAATGTTGGCAAGAGCTCTTTACTTAATGCATTAGTTAATCAAAAAATATCATATGTTTCTAAGCAACCTGGCAGAACACAATTTATTAATTATTTTCAAGAAGAAGATCGCTTTATAGTTGATTTACCTGGTTATGGTTATGCTCAGTTATCTAAAGAAAAAATAGTAGAAATGAATAACTGAATTAACGCTTTTTTAAGTCAAGATAAAAATCCTAAAACAGTTTTTTTATTAATTGACTCACGCACTGGAATAACCAAAATTGATGCGGAAAAAATAAGTTTTTTAAGGTCAATAAATTTACCAATTCATCTGATTTATACCAAGATTGATAAATTAAACCAGAGAGAAAAATCTGCTTTAGTTAAAAAGCACAATGAATATTTAAGTTCTAAATTGTTAGATGATACTACACACTCATTTTTAGTTTCAAGCACAAATAAAATTGGCATAAACGAGTTAGTAGATTTTATTGAAAATAATATTTTCGATTAA
- a CDS encoding MAG1430 family protein yields the protein MEKFKKKVILGSIGFGIATGAVIGTALTFHYLKKANSNETEAVLNRARKLEFKINPNHKDFDISSRYASEFAYISFFGYSKKDNEEPTLKTDKEYWKALETKIFSKNKTPFLLFSKEVNYTLEDLTKDHFIYYHSYADDYDGTLYLRVYFEKKPSKNASLVSNSEEYAKRKANWKWVDYQISGFKKVDTSKNQDELLKNYSDYKHGFRVSSKLKNKLLKKEIASFETILDSTGNDFSKLPMKKQDSAESIEKAHKIFSDLLDYNHTVKSIDNANALNFSIDSKKPIYITKSNNNEYNVHYSLFTYVPNAQFSDEGQLNNAKKVDISKEFTAKLQVKHSELTEALKQIGIKDLKGDNKSLKDIIPSSLKYNTSSSAPNDSYHNTTNGYIELIDLLWKDSANQEIKNKFLSNEYTVSYHKISENDGVIKEISDLKQYFKKDNKTDETVPFVNLDDSKGEAIIAVKITAKLENGYTESIIGTINLTGLKKSSPSTSSTSSTSQ from the coding sequence ATGGAGAAATTTAAAAAGAAAGTTATTTTAGGATCAATAGGCTTTGGAATTGCTACTGGAGCTGTAATTGGCACAGCACTAACATTTCATTATCTTAAAAAAGCTAATTCTAATGAGACAGAAGCAGTTTTAAACAGAGCAAGGAAGCTTGAATTTAAGATTAATCCAAATCATAAGGATTTTGATATTTCATCTAGATATGCTAGTGAGTTTGCTTATATATCATTTTTTGGTTATTCTAAAAAAGATAATGAAGAGCCAACTTTAAAAACTGATAAAGAGTACTGAAAGGCATTAGAAACTAAAATATTTAGTAAAAACAAAACTCCATTTCTTCTTTTTAGCAAAGAGGTCAACTATACATTAGAAGACTTAACAAAAGATCATTTTATCTACTATCACTCTTATGCTGATGATTATGATGGAACATTATATCTTAGGGTTTACTTTGAGAAAAAACCTTCAAAAAATGCTTCTTTAGTTTCCAATTCAGAAGAGTATGCAAAAAGAAAAGCCAACTGAAAATGAGTGGATTATCAAATCAGTGGTTTTAAAAAGGTTGATACTTCAAAAAATCAAGATGAATTACTAAAAAATTATTCAGATTACAAACATGGTTTTAGAGTTAGTTCGAAACTAAAAAATAAATTACTAAAAAAAGAAATTGCTTCATTTGAAACTATTTTAGACAGCACAGGCAATGATTTTTCTAAATTACCTATGAAAAAGCAAGATTCGGCTGAATCAATCGAAAAAGCACATAAAATATTTTCAGATTTATTAGATTATAATCATACAGTCAAAAGCATTGATAATGCTAATGCACTAAACTTTAGCATTGATAGTAAAAAGCCAATTTATATAACTAAGTCTAACAATAACGAATATAACGTTCATTATAGTCTATTCACATATGTTCCAAACGCTCAATTTAGCGATGAAGGCCAGCTAAATAATGCTAAAAAAGTTGATATTTCAAAAGAATTTACAGCTAAACTGCAGGTTAAACATTCTGAGCTTACTGAAGCACTTAAACAAATAGGAATTAAAGACTTAAAGGGCGATAATAAGTCATTGAAAGATATTATTCCTTCTAGCTTAAAGTACAACACTTCATCTTCAGCGCCAAATGATAGTTATCATAATACAACAAATGGCTACATTGAATTAATTGATTTATTATGAAAAGATTCAGCTAATCAAGAAATAAAAAACAAGTTTTTATCTAATGAATACACTGTTTCATATCATAAAATAAGTGAGAATGATGGAGTAATCAAAGAAATTAGCGATCTTAAACAATATTTTAAAAAAGACAATAAGACTGATGAAACAGTGCCATTTGTTAATTTAGATGATTCTAAAGGCGAGGCAATTATTGCAGTTAAGATAACTGCAAAATTGGAAAACGGTTATACTGAAAGCATAATTGGTACAATTAATCTAACGGGATTAAAGAAAAGTTCACCTTCTACATCATCAACATCATCAACATCACAATAA
- the pyk gene encoding pyruvate kinase — protein MNLTDKRSKLVATIGPSSDNYNTMRSLIEAGATCIRVNFSHGSHEEHLNKFKIAKKISEDMHLPVSLILDTKGPEIRVGKIKGGAQFIPANSEIKIHTTESKYKELEGDAKELSVSYDMSKDLKDGDFVLFDDGKLSAVVTKVSKGIVFVKTLNSHNLKTNKRINLPGVDFSLPFLSEKDINDVKFGISQGVNYIAASFVNSAKNVHDLRKLLHDNNAKHIQIISKIESHLGIDNIDEIIAASDGIMVARGDLGLEIPYYDVPYFEKLMIRKCREAGKPVIIATQMLDSMETNPHPTRAEVTDVYYAIELGSDATMLSGETASGAHPLEAVITMSNINKRAENEFYDNTYYDVQLEEVRRKSNLRENKRSRIAYEVANRTRYGDYKFAVVLSRTGELLKEVAKFRPNTIIIGILKDANMIGEFGITSSVWTSLDSVKYFDLIKENSDKALEILKPYGINKGDRIIVVENESIVEKQYN, from the coding sequence ATGAATTTAACAGATAAAAGAAGTAAATTAGTTGCTACTATTGGCCCATCTAGTGATAACTATAATACTATGCGTTCTTTAATAGAGGCAGGAGCTACATGTATTAGAGTTAACTTTAGTCACGGAAGCCATGAAGAACATTTAAATAAATTTAAAATAGCTAAAAAAATATCCGAGGATATGCATTTGCCAGTGTCATTAATTCTTGACACTAAAGGCCCAGAAATAAGAGTTGGCAAAATAAAAGGCGGAGCTCAATTTATTCCAGCAAATAGCGAAATAAAAATTCACACAACAGAAAGCAAATACAAAGAATTAGAAGGTGATGCAAAAGAGCTATCGGTCTCATATGATATGTCAAAAGATTTAAAAGACGGTGATTTTGTTCTTTTTGATGATGGCAAGCTTTCTGCTGTTGTAACTAAGGTTTCTAAAGGAATTGTTTTTGTCAAAACACTTAATTCACATAATTTAAAAACTAACAAGAGAATTAATCTTCCTGGCGTTGATTTTAGTTTACCATTTTTATCTGAAAAAGACATTAATGATGTTAAATTTGGTATTTCTCAAGGTGTTAATTATATAGCTGCTTCATTTGTTAATTCAGCTAAGAATGTTCATGACTTAAGAAAGTTGTTGCATGATAATAATGCTAAACATATACAAATAATTTCTAAAATAGAAAGCCATTTAGGAATTGATAATATTGACGAAATTATTGCAGCTTCAGATGGTATTATGGTAGCTAGAGGAGATTTAGGGCTAGAAATACCTTATTATGATGTCCCATACTTTGAAAAGCTAATGATTCGTAAGTGCCGTGAAGCTGGCAAGCCAGTTATTATTGCTACTCAAATGCTTGATTCAATGGAAACTAATCCGCATCCTACTAGAGCTGAAGTTACTGATGTTTATTATGCAATTGAATTAGGATCAGATGCAACAATGCTCTCAGGAGAAACAGCATCTGGTGCTCATCCTTTAGAAGCTGTTATCACAATGTCTAATATTAATAAAAGAGCTGAAAATGAATTTTATGACAATACTTACTATGATGTGCAATTAGAAGAAGTAAGAAGAAAATCGAACTTAAGAGAGAACAAACGTTCTAGAATTGCATATGAAGTAGCTAATAGAACCCGTTATGGAGACTACAAATTCGCAGTTGTTTTATCTAGGACAGGAGAATTACTAAAAGAAGTAGCAAAATTTAGACCGAACACAATAATTATAGGTATATTAAAGGACGCAAACATGATCGGTGAGTTTGGTATAACTTCTAGTGTTTGAACTTCATTAGATTCAGTTAAATATTTTGACCTAATTAAAGAAAACAGCGATAAAGCACTAGAAATATTAAAGCCTTATGGAATAAATAAAGGCGACAGAATTATTGTTGTTGAAAACGAAAGCATTGTTGAAAAACAATATAATTAG
- a CDS encoding MAG1450 family lipoprotein yields the protein MKKISLIPIGSGLASIVFLPLLAAKCVDTNSQSKENTKQSLHSAIKTTELGELPRKDLDSIKSALSVKNPNLKIDELAFKIDEKENKVIVKANENSALYTGEIVINYSIKSQNEIAPGLDNKTYFESKLKELTEKISNTKKDVQSTVDINSGAKINKENFNMVYHNVIMKMEEYSKEISNLEKSLEIFDEKVRRDLSNLLLKLSNMYRDTKLEIENIVEKSENPNHSNTPVRPPVFDSDTLDAQTAWNALQALWDIIKNYFYKGQTYEDVIEFIKNHDYYKKFASFISLSPQSHKNEHPESGKRMTIIVKDSDNSIPFNANFGTVK from the coding sequence ATGAAAAAAATTAGTTTAATTCCAATAGGAAGTGGCTTAGCTTCTATTGTATTCCTTCCGCTTTTAGCGGCTAAGTGCGTAGATACTAATAGTCAAAGCAAAGAAAATACTAAGCAATCTCTTCACTCTGCTATTAAGACAACTGAATTAGGAGAATTGCCTAGAAAAGATTTAGATAGCATTAAAAGTGCACTAAGTGTTAAAAATCCTAATCTAAAAATTGACGAATTAGCCTTTAAAATAGATGAGAAGGAAAATAAAGTTATTGTAAAAGCTAATGAAAATAGCGCGCTATATACTGGAGAAATAGTTATTAATTATAGTATTAAGTCGCAAAATGAAATAGCTCCTGGATTAGACAATAAAACATATTTTGAATCAAAACTAAAAGAGCTAACAGAAAAAATAAGCAATACAAAAAAAGATGTTCAGTCAACTGTTGATATTAATTCCGGCGCCAAAATAAACAAAGAAAATTTCAATATGGTTTATCATAATGTAATTATGAAGATGGAAGAATATAGCAAAGAAATTAGTAATTTAGAAAAAAGTTTGGAAATTTTTGATGAAAAAGTTAGACGAGATCTTTCAAATTTATTATTGAAATTAAGCAATATGTATAGAGACACGAAGCTTGAAATCGAAAATATTGTTGAAAAATCTGAAAATCCAAACCATTCTAATACACCTGTGCGTCCGCCAGTTTTTGATTCTGACACACTTGATGCTCAAACAGCATGAAATGCTTTACAAGCTTTATGAGATATTATAAAAAATTATTTCTATAAAGGGCAAACCTATGAAGATGTTATTGAATTTATTAAAAATCATGATTATTACAAAAAGTTTGCATCCTTTATTTCATTATCGCCACAAAGTCACAAAAATGAACATCCTGAATCGGGGAAAAGGATGACAATAATTGTTAAAGACAGCGATAATTCAATCCCATTTAACGCTAATTTTGGCACAGTAAAATAG